A genome region from Brooklawnia propionicigenes includes the following:
- a CDS encoding TadE/TadG family type IV pilus assembly protein, which produces MRHRDERGSVTVWGVLIALILTLVIGITVDLTGQVNVQQRAHDLAQQAGRTAANQVQASQIMRGQSPQIDTAAARTAAAAYLDAAGVEGSVSITGPTTLSVHVTIVYQPKFLGTAGIGPKTVSGDATILLSRVVNGAPR; this is translated from the coding sequence ATGAGGCATCGCGATGAACGAGGCTCGGTCACGGTGTGGGGCGTGCTGATCGCCCTGATCCTCACCCTCGTGATCGGCATCACCGTCGACCTGACCGGGCAGGTCAACGTCCAGCAGCGTGCGCACGACCTCGCCCAGCAGGCGGGGCGAACTGCCGCGAACCAGGTCCAGGCCAGCCAGATCATGCGCGGCCAATCCCCGCAGATCGACACCGCCGCCGCCCGCACGGCCGCAGCGGCCTACCTCGATGCCGCCGGTGTCGAGGGCAGCGTGAGCATCACCGGACCGACCACCCTGTCGGTGCACGTCACGATCGTCTATCAGCCGAAGTTCCTCGGAACCGCAGGCATCGGCCCCAAGACGGTCAGCGGCGACGCCACCATCCTGCTGTCGCGTGTCGTGAACGGAGCCCCCCGATGA
- a CDS encoding type II secretion system F family protein: MNPLVPALVSVLGVGGVMGLVAGLRRVPFPTGAPKTPRLLTRLAIVPRRVLISGLLAAVAGVLVALLSGWVIAIVVFPLAAVGLPVVLGVSDESHTIERLEGLAEWTRNLAGVITVGVGLEGALVATLRTAPDVIRPEVTTLVGRIRSRWNTAEALRAFADQFNDSTGDLVAATLILAAQKRADGLSQILSGLAESVSAEVAARRHLEADRSKPRQTARIVTLITVVCLVGMAATGQYLEPYRSPMGQVVLSVLLSLYVVGLVVMRRMARVKPLPRLLASGDPS, from the coding sequence ATGAACCCGCTGGTTCCCGCGCTGGTGAGCGTCCTCGGCGTCGGTGGTGTGATGGGGCTGGTCGCAGGGCTTCGGCGAGTGCCGTTCCCGACGGGCGCTCCGAAGACGCCCAGGCTCCTCACGCGGCTCGCAATCGTCCCGCGCCGCGTCCTGATCTCCGGTCTGCTTGCGGCGGTGGCCGGTGTGCTGGTGGCCTTGCTGTCGGGCTGGGTGATCGCCATCGTGGTCTTCCCGCTGGCGGCGGTCGGTCTGCCGGTGGTCCTGGGCGTCTCGGACGAGTCCCACACGATCGAACGCCTCGAAGGCCTGGCGGAGTGGACGCGCAACCTGGCCGGCGTGATCACCGTCGGTGTCGGTCTGGAGGGCGCCCTGGTGGCCACGCTGCGCACCGCACCCGACGTGATCCGTCCGGAGGTGACCACGCTGGTGGGCCGGATCCGGTCGCGGTGGAACACGGCCGAGGCGCTCCGCGCGTTCGCCGACCAGTTCAATGACTCGACCGGTGACCTGGTGGCAGCCACCTTGATCCTCGCGGCCCAGAAGCGGGCGGACGGTCTGTCCCAGATCCTGTCCGGGCTCGCCGAATCGGTGTCCGCGGAGGTCGCAGCCCGGCGTCACCTGGAGGCCGACCGCAGCAAGCCGCGCCAGACAGCGCGGATCGTCACCTTGATCACCGTGGTGTGCCTGGTCGGGATGGCCGCCACGGGCCAGTACCTGGAGCCGTACCGCTCACCGATGGGGCAGGTCGTCCTGTCGGTGCTCCTCTCGCTCTATGTCGTCGGTCTCGTAGTCATGCGACGGATGGCCCGGGTCAAGCCGCTGCCCAGACTGTTGGCGTCCGGAGACCCGTCATGA
- a CDS encoding LysM peptidoglycan-binding domain-containing protein, whose amino-acid sequence MNQRPRHPRLVGFAASVALLGLLVGLPAVLLALGWGPTPSGLDGWWAALTTPDDGHLTLLVLKVAAWIVWGLLAITIITEAVAALRGLEAPRLPGLGWSQVPARRLVAAALLLFITVPAAGIETASAVPDSPNPVASPTVTAAPQTPKSDRQTPSAVALSVDAPAPVTHTVKRGETLWSIAEHHLGSGSRYPEILKLNHDLLRGKAQFLRPGWVLTLPAGALADVEQATASNDDHHSRYTVVKGDTLSEIAQAHLDDADAWPRIFEASRKLTQPDGRRLTDPDLILPGWHVLIPAAAGARPDLPTTSPEPEQAEPTPQTSQPTPAGAVPSAIATPTPVAATSPATSETAVAVPIAPSSAPARPVPSASATVASDVSSDERPASEAADRDAEAPAPWLLVGLTGAGGVLAAGLLAGLRQRRRAQFRARRPGRTIQAPPPELVPVEKTVMTEGQAATPTLLAIDHALRLLAVSGEDRLAPPPLFAVQLLPGEVAVQLVEPITLAHPWRPDPADGRRWLLATGAHEHEPTARSAYPQLVSVGLDDDGATWLVNLEQLGTISLTGDPTYAADFARYVAAEIAVNPWASQVQVDCVGIAPEVVPLDPARIRHHRLEDPAALDAAIAAARTTVDKCADHGVAAAAGRVDDLGGDVWDSWLVLVNGALSSTPLDQLLALVGEHHAKTGTAVVMVADTEPVRGLGVRLTGQGRVLIPSLGLDLIVNGLTPAEAQGCALLLAHADLLDDGEMPRDGDDGWREYVDAAGAIRGELVLPRDTDPESEPGATVVPAPDAEVLDVAATTRDDLQQLAPHVPEKVRAAVEGADPSLDGDLAAWAAGTRPHLRLLGPIQARTGTTGKPTAVAKRKAFYTELLAFLVLHPQGVTIDQVVDAFGSDATQMRVHLSKVRSWLGVDPTTGGNYLPDATKSPAGIARGMGIYQLVGVLADIDLFRRLRARGQARGPEGLNDLLAALGLVTGEPFTGQRGRGWAWLADGVRIDQHMVCAVVDVAHTVTIAALHAGDLELARTATEIALLAAPYEDTPRLDLAAVVAAEGDRQSADRILRDDVSNRSDDGDAPDDLPERTAELVANAQWLKKGRVA is encoded by the coding sequence ATGAACCAGCGTCCGCGTCACCCCCGTCTGGTCGGCTTCGCCGCTTCCGTCGCGCTGCTCGGCCTGCTCGTGGGGCTGCCGGCGGTGCTATTGGCCCTCGGATGGGGGCCGACGCCATCCGGCCTGGACGGCTGGTGGGCGGCGCTCACCACGCCGGATGACGGCCACTTGACCCTCCTGGTCCTGAAGGTCGCGGCGTGGATCGTGTGGGGACTGCTGGCGATCACGATCATCACGGAAGCCGTGGCAGCCCTCCGAGGCCTGGAGGCACCCAGGCTGCCCGGGCTCGGGTGGTCCCAGGTGCCGGCCCGCCGGCTCGTGGCCGCAGCACTGCTGTTGTTCATCACAGTGCCTGCGGCGGGGATCGAGACTGCGTCCGCGGTTCCGGACAGCCCGAACCCGGTGGCCTCGCCGACGGTGACGGCCGCACCGCAGACGCCGAAGTCCGACAGGCAGACGCCCAGCGCCGTGGCGCTCTCGGTGGACGCACCGGCGCCCGTCACCCACACGGTCAAGCGCGGCGAGACGCTCTGGTCGATCGCCGAGCACCACCTGGGCTCGGGGAGCCGCTACCCCGAGATCCTCAAGCTCAACCACGATCTCCTGCGGGGCAAGGCGCAGTTCCTCAGGCCGGGCTGGGTCCTCACCTTGCCCGCGGGTGCGCTGGCCGACGTCGAGCAGGCCACGGCATCGAACGACGACCATCACTCCCGCTACACCGTGGTCAAGGGGGACACGCTGAGCGAGATCGCCCAGGCGCACCTCGACGACGCAGACGCCTGGCCCCGGATCTTCGAGGCCTCCCGCAAGCTCACGCAGCCGGACGGCCGTCGCCTGACCGACCCGGACCTCATCCTCCCCGGCTGGCACGTACTGATCCCGGCCGCTGCGGGAGCGAGGCCCGACCTGCCCACCACCTCCCCGGAACCCGAACAAGCCGAGCCGACACCCCAGACCTCGCAGCCCACGCCGGCTGGCGCCGTCCCCTCCGCAATTGCCACGCCCACGCCGGTAGCCGCGACGTCGCCTGCGACGTCCGAGACGGCCGTCGCTGTTCCCATCGCCCCGTCGAGCGCCCCGGCACGTCCCGTCCCGTCTGCCTCGGCGACGGTGGCCAGCGACGTGAGCAGCGACGAGAGGCCCGCGAGCGAGGCGGCCGACCGGGACGCCGAGGCGCCGGCCCCCTGGTTGTTGGTCGGGCTCACCGGAGCCGGCGGCGTCCTCGCAGCTGGGCTGCTGGCCGGGCTACGTCAGCGCAGGAGGGCCCAGTTCCGTGCCCGCCGGCCGGGGCGGACGATCCAGGCACCGCCCCCGGAACTGGTTCCGGTGGAGAAGACCGTGATGACCGAGGGGCAGGCCGCGACCCCGACCCTGCTCGCCATCGACCACGCCCTCAGGCTGCTCGCCGTGTCCGGGGAGGACCGTCTCGCCCCGCCCCCGCTCTTTGCTGTCCAGCTCCTGCCGGGCGAGGTAGCCGTGCAGCTGGTCGAGCCCATCACGCTGGCGCATCCGTGGCGCCCGGACCCGGCCGACGGCCGTCGATGGCTGCTGGCCACCGGCGCGCACGAACATGAGCCGACCGCCCGATCCGCCTACCCGCAGCTGGTCTCCGTGGGACTCGACGACGACGGGGCCACGTGGCTGGTCAACCTCGAACAGCTCGGCACGATCAGCCTGACCGGGGACCCCACCTACGCCGCCGACTTCGCTCGCTACGTGGCTGCCGAGATCGCCGTTAACCCGTGGGCAAGCCAGGTCCAGGTCGACTGCGTCGGGATCGCGCCGGAGGTCGTACCGCTCGACCCGGCCCGCATCCGCCACCACCGTCTCGAGGACCCGGCCGCACTGGACGCCGCGATCGCTGCGGCCCGCACGACCGTCGACAAATGCGCCGACCATGGCGTGGCCGCAGCGGCCGGGCGCGTCGACGACCTGGGCGGCGACGTGTGGGACAGCTGGCTCGTCTTGGTCAACGGGGCGTTGTCGAGCACCCCGCTCGACCAGCTGCTCGCACTCGTGGGGGAGCATCACGCGAAGACCGGCACGGCCGTCGTCATGGTCGCAGACACCGAGCCCGTCCGTGGCCTCGGCGTCCGACTGACCGGGCAGGGGCGGGTTCTCATCCCGTCTCTCGGCCTCGACCTGATCGTCAACGGACTCACCCCCGCCGAAGCCCAGGGCTGCGCCCTGCTGCTGGCCCACGCCGACCTACTCGATGACGGCGAGATGCCCAGAGACGGCGACGACGGCTGGCGTGAGTACGTGGACGCCGCCGGAGCGATCCGTGGCGAACTCGTGCTGCCCCGCGACACTGACCCGGAGTCCGAGCCGGGGGCGACGGTGGTTCCAGCCCCGGACGCCGAGGTCCTCGACGTGGCTGCGACCACCAGGGACGACCTGCAGCAACTCGCTCCGCACGTGCCCGAGAAGGTCCGGGCCGCCGTCGAGGGTGCCGACCCCAGTCTGGACGGCGACCTGGCGGCCTGGGCTGCTGGCACCCGACCACACCTGCGGCTCCTCGGCCCCATCCAGGCGCGCACCGGTACGACTGGCAAGCCCACAGCGGTCGCGAAGCGCAAGGCCTTCTACACCGAGTTGCTGGCCTTCCTCGTGCTGCATCCCCAGGGCGTCACCATCGACCAAGTGGTGGATGCGTTCGGCTCGGACGCCACCCAGATGCGGGTCCACCTCTCGAAGGTGCGTAGCTGGCTGGGCGTCGACCCCACCACCGGCGGCAATTACCTGCCCGACGCCACGAAGTCACCGGCCGGCATCGCCCGAGGCATGGGCATCTATCAGTTGGTCGGCGTCTTGGCCGACATCGATCTGTTCCGCCGGCTTCGCGCGCGTGGCCAGGCCCGCGGTCCCGAGGGCCTCAACGACCTTCTGGCCGCCTTGGGGCTGGTTACGGGAGAGCCTTTCACGGGACAACGAGGGCGCGGATGGGCTTGGCTGGCCGACGGTGTCCGCATCGATCAGCACATGGTGTGCGCGGTGGTCGACGTGGCACACACGGTCACCATCGCGGCCCTCCATGCGGGCGACCTGGAGTTGGCCCGCACCGCTACCGAGATCGCCCTGCTCGCCGCTCCGTACGAGGACACCCCCCGACTGGACCTCGCGGCTGTCGTCGCTGCCGAGGGCGACCGGCAATCCGCCGACCGCATCCTTCGCGACGACGTCAGCAACCGCTCCGACGACGGCGATGCCCCCGATGACCTACCTGAGCGAACCGCCGAGCTCGTCGCCAATGCGCAGTGGCTCAAGAAGGGACGCGTCGCCTGA
- a CDS encoding DEAD/DEAH box helicase: MSELFDLLRTSEVSDQRDWASVGNGLALVASQWRGRTQADAFFYSASAYYLGGMSASAYLTMNRAQPGLWDVDAFRACYDLLARRRPIQSPQVAALLDALADGNSDEISAVLATAKRTAELALQLGPDEWVSARLLAALLDRFHDSNIRAVLPDGDSERWTPLVKSLLERRPPVWDFFPSQIEAIEAGLLGTDRTYSMQMPTGAGKTALTETLIYDHLVGRPDDVAALLVPYRSLARELRTTMGRRLTQMGLGTRTVYGGTVPTPEETQDLDTIRAVIATPEAMAGLLGSAPEFAERISLLVCDEGHLLDAEGRGVGLELLLARFRARTPSAPRTVFVSAVVPNIEEINAWLGGSEETVVRSEFRPAGAEYSVLRRNKGTGRNMRLALEIRAPSGTNLPTRSIPDFISVSDFEYFNETTKRHRTYKFDSYKTHAIAAARKALPLGTVAVFTRTKRGTQGVISLAEELADQLAVPLSMPKPAEFVTGEDLLADIGTYLMVEYGNSWVGTTALAAGAVVHHGDIPQETRDVFEEIVAAGNVRMVLCTSTLAEGVNLPIRTLVVYTTQISTAEGTIVPMLAREIRNLVGRAGRPGSATKGLVICVNDNQWDIIDHVAEGAIGEPVEGALLKNIEHLVRVLASSNRNLDNLALEATSWLYPLVDGIDANLIELLREDMGDEEFRRVAASLASSTYGWQRSDEDGRSALETVFALRAERLSGLRTSGRASWAVGTGVKARVIDSIADSLAPAFDRWGTVEDPDDVELLSVLLAWAWRQPDFGDALRDAYPDKELIPTTQLPDPGDLLEQLRRWLAGQTFAQMSVEMKSDVDRLLRIHTGAVSYAFSTLVEQAVVVLGKLLADSDPGLAPAVAMLPDFIRYGVHSLPARNLMVDGLRHRRAANLLGDDPAMVDPRNGLLSERDVARALVQRDPGRWRDDLGQFVYQRTARDLGLSQSREA, encoded by the coding sequence GTGAGCGAGTTGTTCGATCTGTTACGGACGTCCGAGGTCTCCGACCAACGCGACTGGGCTTCCGTCGGGAACGGGCTCGCGCTGGTCGCGTCGCAGTGGAGGGGGCGAACTCAGGCAGACGCGTTCTTCTACTCTGCGTCTGCTTACTACTTGGGCGGGATGTCCGCATCGGCCTACCTGACGATGAATCGTGCGCAGCCGGGACTCTGGGATGTCGACGCATTTCGTGCCTGCTACGACCTGCTTGCGCGACGCCGGCCGATTCAGTCTCCCCAAGTTGCCGCATTGCTGGATGCGCTGGCAGACGGCAACTCCGACGAGATCAGCGCCGTGCTGGCCACCGCCAAACGCACCGCTGAGCTTGCCCTGCAGTTGGGACCTGACGAGTGGGTCTCAGCGCGCCTGCTGGCTGCTCTTCTCGACCGGTTCCATGACAGCAACATCCGAGCTGTCTTGCCCGACGGCGACTCGGAGAGGTGGACACCCCTTGTGAAGTCGTTGCTGGAGCGCCGGCCTCCAGTGTGGGACTTCTTCCCCTCTCAGATCGAAGCCATCGAAGCGGGCTTGCTGGGTACGGATCGCACGTACTCGATGCAGATGCCGACGGGGGCAGGAAAGACGGCGCTCACCGAGACCCTCATCTACGACCACCTGGTCGGCCGGCCGGATGATGTCGCGGCACTTCTCGTTCCCTACCGCTCGCTGGCCCGCGAACTGCGTACGACCATGGGTAGGCGGCTGACACAGATGGGGCTTGGGACCAGGACTGTGTACGGCGGCACGGTGCCTACCCCTGAAGAGACGCAAGACCTTGACACCATTCGCGCCGTAATCGCGACGCCGGAGGCGATGGCGGGTCTGCTCGGCAGTGCGCCGGAGTTCGCTGAACGCATCTCGCTGTTGGTGTGCGACGAGGGACACTTGCTCGACGCGGAGGGACGAGGTGTGGGGCTGGAGCTTCTTCTGGCAAGGTTCCGTGCACGCACACCAAGCGCGCCTCGGACGGTGTTCGTTTCTGCGGTCGTCCCCAATATTGAGGAGATCAACGCCTGGCTGGGCGGCTCTGAGGAGACGGTGGTGCGATCGGAGTTCCGTCCGGCCGGAGCCGAGTACTCGGTGCTGCGTCGCAACAAAGGAACTGGTCGCAACATGCGTCTGGCTCTCGAAATACGCGCACCGTCAGGGACGAACCTGCCGACCCGCAGCATCCCCGACTTCATCTCCGTGAGTGACTTCGAGTACTTCAACGAGACAACGAAGCGACACCGCACCTACAAATTTGACTCCTACAAGACGCACGCCATCGCGGCGGCCCGGAAGGCGTTGCCCTTGGGCACTGTTGCGGTGTTCACCCGGACCAAGCGGGGAACCCAAGGCGTCATCTCGCTCGCTGAGGAACTCGCCGACCAACTCGCTGTCCCGCTATCAATGCCGAAGCCCGCTGAGTTCGTCACCGGCGAGGACCTGCTCGCCGATATCGGCACGTATCTGATGGTCGAGTACGGAAATTCATGGGTAGGAACGACTGCTCTAGCTGCGGGCGCTGTGGTTCACCACGGAGATATTCCTCAGGAGACGCGCGATGTCTTCGAGGAAATCGTGGCTGCGGGTAATGTCCGGATGGTCCTGTGCACGAGCACGCTTGCCGAAGGGGTGAACCTGCCGATCCGGACGCTGGTCGTTTACACGACTCAGATCTCGACTGCCGAGGGAACCATCGTGCCGATGCTGGCTCGCGAGATCCGCAACCTCGTGGGCCGAGCAGGACGCCCCGGTAGCGCCACGAAGGGCCTCGTCATCTGCGTGAACGACAACCAGTGGGACATCATCGACCACGTTGCCGAAGGTGCAATTGGCGAGCCTGTCGAGGGCGCGCTTCTGAAGAACATCGAGCACCTGGTCCGAGTGCTCGCCTCGAGCAATCGCAACCTAGACAATCTCGCTCTGGAGGCAACCTCCTGGCTATACCCGTTGGTGGACGGTATCGATGCCAACCTCATCGAGTTGCTTCGCGAGGACATGGGTGATGAGGAGTTCCGTAGAGTCGCAGCATCGCTGGCCTCGAGCACCTACGGTTGGCAGCGGTCAGATGAAGACGGGCGCTCCGCATTGGAGACTGTGTTCGCGCTGCGCGCCGAACGGCTAAGCGGGCTGCGGACCAGCGGCCGAGCGAGCTGGGCGGTGGGCACTGGGGTCAAGGCGCGCGTGATTGACTCCATCGCGGATTCACTGGCGCCAGCTTTCGACCGTTGGGGAACCGTGGAGGACCCTGACGACGTCGAGCTTCTCTCGGTGCTACTTGCTTGGGCCTGGCGTCAGCCCGACTTCGGCGATGCGCTCCGTGACGCCTACCCAGACAAGGAACTCATCCCAACCACTCAGCTCCCCGACCCCGGAGACCTTCTCGAGCAGTTGCGACGGTGGCTGGCTGGACAGACGTTCGCTCAGATGTCCGTGGAGATGAAGAGTGACGTCGACCGTCTGCTGCGTATCCACACTGGCGCCGTTTCTTACGCATTCAGCACCCTGGTCGAGCAAGCGGTCGTTGTTCTGGGCAAGCTGCTGGCCGATTCAGATCCGGGCCTGGCCCCGGCGGTTGCGATGTTGCCCGACTTCATCCGCTACGGTGTCCACTCCCTACCGGCTCGTAACCTCATGGTCGACGGGCTGAGGCACCGTAGGGCTGCGAACCTCCTTGGCGATGATCCTGCCATGGTGGATCCACGCAACGGCCTTCTGTCGGAACGCGATGTCGCCCGTGCGCTGGTGCAGCGCGACCCGGGTAGGTGGCGCGACGACCTAGGTCAGTTCGTTTACCAGAGAACCGCGCGCGACCTCGGTCTCTCCCAGTCGCGGGAGGCGTAG
- a CDS encoding type II secretion system F family protein: MTGLQLAALTGLMLATSVLCAVWWLAPTVPALGPALDRLTGVPTAPSLLGGVDAQDRVGAWVARLVPRWVWMTPVKELALLRRTEASFYGEKLILAAIGLVAPPLLSTLFNVFGLRFPIAVPLIASLVGAVGLFLLPNLDIHGKAKAARLEFNHVLTGFIDLVALERRAGSGPRQALENAARVGRGQWVFDRLAEGFTQSSVDGRPPWDVLRAMGDELALPELDDLANIMALAEQQTMPVYQTLREHNRALRVALLTDEQARANAASERLTIPATMLAIVFIAILLGPSLMTLMSNT, from the coding sequence ATGACCGGCCTGCAGCTCGCGGCCCTGACGGGCCTGATGCTCGCCACGAGCGTCCTGTGTGCGGTGTGGTGGCTTGCTCCGACCGTGCCTGCGCTCGGTCCCGCGCTGGACCGGCTGACCGGCGTGCCGACAGCTCCGTCCCTCCTGGGCGGCGTGGACGCCCAGGATCGGGTGGGTGCGTGGGTCGCGCGCTTGGTGCCGAGGTGGGTGTGGATGACGCCGGTCAAGGAGCTGGCGCTGCTGCGCCGGACGGAGGCCAGCTTCTACGGCGAGAAGCTGATCCTTGCTGCCATCGGGCTGGTCGCACCCCCGCTGCTGTCGACACTGTTCAACGTGTTCGGCTTGCGGTTCCCGATCGCGGTCCCGCTGATCGCGTCGCTGGTCGGCGCCGTCGGGCTGTTCCTGCTGCCCAACCTGGACATCCACGGCAAGGCGAAGGCAGCGCGCCTCGAGTTCAACCACGTGTTGACCGGCTTCATCGACCTGGTCGCCCTCGAACGCCGCGCCGGTTCCGGCCCCCGACAGGCACTGGAGAACGCGGCGCGCGTGGGCCGCGGCCAGTGGGTCTTCGACCGTCTGGCGGAGGGCTTCACCCAGTCCAGCGTCGACGGACGCCCACCGTGGGACGTCCTCCGCGCGATGGGCGACGAACTGGCCCTGCCCGAGCTCGACGATCTGGCCAACATCATGGCGCTGGCCGAGCAGCAGACGATGCCCGTCTACCAGACCCTTCGGGAACACAACCGAGCGCTGCGCGTGGCGCTCCTGACCGACGAGCAGGCCCGTGCGAACGCCGCCTCCGAGCGGCTCACCATCCCTGCGACCATGCTGGCGATCGTCTTCATCGCCATCCTGTTGGGGCCATCCCTGATGACCCTGATGAGCAACACCTGA
- a CDS encoding TadE family protein translates to MRWSRTRRSATRGERGSSSIEMVIALPVVLTVLFLAVQAGTWFHARSIALASAQSGARTSAMLNSSLEAGLSSARSFAADVGGTTLTGVTVTGDRTATSTTVTVTGHSVRLVPFMDVTVSQSATLPVERYTR, encoded by the coding sequence ATGCGATGGTCCAGGACCAGGCGGTCGGCGACGCGAGGGGAGCGCGGCTCGTCATCGATCGAGATGGTGATCGCGCTCCCGGTCGTGCTCACCGTGCTGTTCCTGGCCGTCCAGGCCGGCACCTGGTTCCACGCCCGGTCGATCGCCCTGGCGTCCGCCCAGTCGGGCGCCCGCACCTCCGCCATGCTCAACTCCTCCCTCGAGGCGGGGTTGTCGAGCGCAAGGTCCTTCGCCGCCGACGTGGGAGGCACGACGCTGACCGGCGTGACCGTCACCGGCGACAGGACCGCGACCAGCACCACCGTGACGGTGACCGGCCACAGCGTCCGGCTCGTGCCGTTCATGGACGTGACCGTGTCCCAGTCGGCCACCCTGCCGGTCGAGAGGTACACGCGATGA
- a CDS encoding TadE/TadG family type IV pilus assembly protein: MKQRVHESRRFRLGRATARGWNTAADERGSAAIELVLLVPALMLLLMFAVAGGRVAIAHGSVQQAAADAARAASIARTAGAAQTTAVAAARATLANQGLTCASMTVTLDTSGFSRPVGTPASVAATVSCTVELSELSLPGLPDRVVSATVTSPLDVFRGR; this comes from the coding sequence ATGAAGCAACGAGTTCACGAATCCCGACGCTTCAGGCTCGGGAGGGCAACGGCTCGGGGCTGGAACACCGCCGCCGATGAGCGCGGTTCGGCGGCGATCGAACTGGTGCTGTTGGTGCCGGCACTCATGCTCCTGCTCATGTTCGCCGTGGCCGGCGGCCGGGTGGCCATCGCGCACGGCAGCGTCCAGCAGGCAGCCGCGGACGCCGCACGCGCGGCGTCCATCGCTCGCACCGCGGGTGCCGCGCAAACCACAGCCGTGGCGGCAGCGCGCGCCACCCTCGCCAACCAAGGGCTGACGTGCGCGTCCATGACGGTCACGCTCGACACCTCAGGGTTCTCCAGGCCGGTGGGAACGCCCGCCAGTGTCGCGGCGACCGTGAGCTGCACGGTGGAACTGTCGGAGCTGTCCCTGCCCGGCCTGCCGGACCGGGTCGTCAGCGCGACGGTCACCAGTCCGCTCGATGTGTTCAGGGGGCGATGA
- a CDS encoding tetratricopeptide repeat protein: MKNVIGPGGVRYPVTPDIERFLRSMDRDALQSLVLEMAGYSPEAMRSLQLRATPEDEPTASELLAAVDAALAGVDLDYHDPFYEDVDDGVQGVEESVDELERHLDGGAHPVVRRVLQHLLTRLGDLARDADNADALLEVAERASALFGRAAEGHPDPVTLARWVVDFRVEYGGWPSLALDAVAHAFDEPAWDAYRTSVATFGGGGPAADPYRSEIDHMLLELADHDGDVDRAVALLSGGDHPYYREIVRRLRDAGRPADVLAWLDRAVTQGCVDVAWRAGPSIVPVEDAVDAYLEGGRPEAALAIARTLFDRDLSVDAFRLLISVAERCGSEDEQRTWAFEQATLRAHSSGGAHLVRLHLADGNVTCAWEAADAFGAGHAWRELVDASEDDFPLRAGRLCLAQVLESLTTPDSKRYPAIVDLLVKARALYDTAGHRAEADAEIVRLREVYRRRPALMSAMNRAGLSS, from the coding sequence GTGAAGAACGTGATCGGGCCCGGCGGCGTGCGGTATCCGGTCACGCCAGACATCGAGCGGTTCCTGCGCTCGATGGACCGTGATGCGCTGCAGTCGCTGGTACTCGAGATGGCGGGATACAGCCCCGAGGCCATGCGATCGCTGCAGCTGCGCGCCACACCCGAGGACGAACCGACCGCCTCCGAACTCCTGGCGGCCGTCGACGCAGCGCTAGCCGGAGTCGACCTCGACTACCACGACCCCTTCTACGAAGACGTCGACGACGGCGTCCAAGGAGTCGAGGAGTCCGTCGACGAACTGGAGCGGCACCTCGACGGCGGCGCCCACCCCGTGGTGCGACGAGTGCTCCAGCACCTACTCACCCGGCTCGGCGACCTGGCCCGGGACGCCGACAACGCGGACGCCCTGCTCGAGGTGGCCGAACGAGCGTCGGCACTGTTCGGCCGCGCGGCCGAAGGGCACCCCGACCCGGTCACCCTCGCCCGCTGGGTGGTCGACTTCCGGGTCGAGTACGGCGGCTGGCCATCGCTCGCACTGGACGCCGTGGCCCACGCGTTCGACGAGCCCGCCTGGGACGCCTACCGCACTAGTGTCGCGACCTTCGGCGGCGGTGGACCGGCAGCCGACCCCTACCGCAGCGAGATCGACCACATGCTGCTGGAACTGGCCGACCACGACGGCGACGTTGACCGGGCCGTCGCCCTGCTGTCCGGAGGTGACCACCCGTACTACCGGGAGATCGTCCGGCGGCTGCGCGACGCCGGACGGCCGGCTGACGTCCTCGCGTGGCTGGACCGAGCAGTCACCCAAGGCTGCGTGGATGTCGCCTGGCGGGCGGGACCCTCGATCGTGCCCGTCGAGGACGCCGTCGACGCCTACCTGGAGGGTGGGCGTCCGGAGGCCGCCCTCGCGATCGCGCGGACGCTGTTCGACCGTGACCTCAGCGTGGACGCGTTCAGGTTGCTGATCTCCGTGGCGGAACGGTGCGGATCTGAGGATGAACAACGCACGTGGGCGTTCGAGCAGGCCACCCTGCGGGCGCACAGCAGCGGCGGCGCCCACCTCGTCAGGCTCCACCTCGCCGACGGGAACGTCACGTGCGCGTGGGAGGCGGCGGATGCCTTCGGCGCCGGCCACGCGTGGCGCGAACTGGTGGACGCCTCGGAAGACGACTTCCCGCTCCGGGCGGGCCGCCTGTGCCTGGCTCAGGTACTGGAGTCCCTCACCACACCCGACTCCAAGCGGTACCCGGCCATCGTCGATCTCCTCGTCAAGGCACGCGCCCTCTACGACACGGCAGGCCACCGAGCCGAGGCGGACGCCGAGATCGTCCGCTTGCGCGAGGTCTACCGCCGCCGCCCCGCCCTGATGTCGGCCATGAACCGGGCCGGGCTGTCCTCCTAA